Proteins encoded within one genomic window of Glycine soja cultivar W05 chromosome 1, ASM419377v2, whole genome shotgun sequence:
- the LOC114417896 gene encoding NADH dehydrogenase [ubiquinone] 1 alpha subcomplex subunit 8-B-like, with protein MASAVDASGNPIPTSAVLMASSKHIGIRCHSENLEFLKCKKKDQNPEKCLDKGRDVTRCVLGLLKDLHQKCTKEMDEYVGCMYYHTNEFDLCRKEQQAFEKKCSLE; from the exons ATGGCGAGCGCTGTTGATGCTTCCGGAAACCCGATCCCAACTTCTGCGGTGTTGATGGCGTCGTCGAAGCACATTGGGATAAGGTGCCACTCCGAGAATTTGGAGTTTCTGAAGTGCAAGAAGAAGGATCAGAACCCTGAAAAGTGCCTCGATAAGGGTCGTGATGTTACCCGTTGTGTCCTTGGcct TCTGAAGGATCTGCACCAAAAGTGCACAAAGGAGATGGATGAATATGTTGGCTGCATGTACTACCATACAAATGAATTTGACTTGTGTCGCAAAGAGCAGCAAGCATTTGAGAAAAAGTGCTCTTTGGAATGA